A region from the Nitrospirota bacterium genome encodes:
- a CDS encoding GIY-YIG nuclease family protein codes for MAGAQGVYLLVLKVPGETIRVGALGRLSFAPGLYGYVGSARGRSATLGHRLARHLRLDKARRWHLDHLTSHPRVQPVAAFLSEGDKLTERRLARLCTARFPAIPRFGNSDQRGKTPGHLFLLRPDR; via the coding sequence GTGGCCGGCGCCCAGGGCGTCTACCTGTTGGTCCTGAAAGTCCCGGGAGAGACGATCCGGGTCGGAGCGTTGGGGCGCCTGTCCTTTGCGCCTGGTCTCTACGGCTATGTCGGGTCGGCCCGCGGCCGCTCCGCAACCTTGGGGCATCGGCTCGCTCGGCATCTGCGCCTCGACAAAGCTCGGCGCTGGCACCTCGACCATCTGACCAGCCATCCGCGCGTGCAGCCAGTGGCGGCCTTCCTCTCCGAAGGAGACAAGCTCACGGAGCGCCGGCTCGCCCGGCTCTGCACGGCACGGTTTCCCGCCATCCCCCGCTTCGGCAACAGCGACCAGCGCGGCAAAACGCCGGGCCATCTGTTTCTGCTTCGGCCGGATCGCTGA
- the nfi gene encoding deoxyribonuclease V (cleaves DNA at apurinic or apyrimidinic sites), with product MKVHPFHSWEVTPREAVKIQERLRIRVIPKGAVKTPKLVAGADCAFDKAADRIYVALVVLSFPGLEPVETVTLSDRLRFPYVPGLLSFREAPALLKAFVKLEHEPDVIFVDGQGLAHPRAAGIACHLGVLLDRPTIGCAKSLLFGTYDEPGASRGSSSSLYDGQGRVIGSVLRTRDRVRPVFVSIGHRINLARAVEIALACGKGYRIPEPTRLADILAERAKREQW from the coding sequence ATGAAGGTCCATCCGTTCCACTCCTGGGAGGTCACCCCCCGTGAAGCCGTCAAGATCCAGGAGCGGCTGCGCATCCGGGTCATCCCAAAGGGGGCGGTGAAGACCCCGAAGCTGGTGGCCGGCGCGGACTGCGCCTTCGACAAGGCCGCCGATCGGATCTACGTCGCCCTCGTCGTCCTCTCGTTCCCCGGCCTGGAGCCGGTGGAGACCGTCACCCTGTCGGACCGCCTGCGGTTTCCCTACGTGCCGGGCCTCCTGTCCTTCCGCGAAGCCCCCGCCTTGCTCAAGGCCTTTGTCAAGCTCGAGCACGAGCCGGACGTGATCTTCGTGGACGGCCAGGGCCTCGCCCACCCGCGGGCCGCGGGGATCGCCTGCCACCTCGGCGTCCTCCTGGACCGGCCCACCATCGGCTGCGCCAAGTCGCTCCTGTTCGGCACCTATGACGAGCCGGGAGCCTCCCGCGGGTCGTCCTCCTCCCTCTATGATGGTCAAGGGCGCGTCATCGGGTCCGTGCTGCGCACGAGAGACCGGGTGCGGCCCGTCTTCGTCTCGATCGGCCACAGGATCAACCTGGCCCGGGCCGTCGAGATCGCCCTCGCCTGCGGCAAGGGCTACCGGATTCCCGAGCCGACCCGCCTCGCGGACATCCTGGCGGAACGGGCGAAACGGGAGCAGTGGTGA